In Dehalococcoidia bacterium, the following are encoded in one genomic region:
- a CDS encoding SRPBCC domain-containing protein, with the protein MATTTAIGLLAVRRAIWIDAAPERVWQEFESLDRMKRWYGTGHTLVEYQPRVGAMVKTDAGGDELRFEGRVVVYDPPRELTFEQDWRGKGWTAPALVTLRLTPHIGGTVVELFHHGFERMGAAAGEIQRGFEGGWTTRQLEALREIAEA; encoded by the coding sequence ATGGCTACCACGACCGCGATCGGGCTGCTCGCCGTCCGTCGCGCTATCTGGATCGATGCCGCGCCGGAGCGCGTATGGCAGGAGTTCGAAAGCCTTGACCGCATGAAACGGTGGTACGGCACCGGACACACGCTGGTGGAGTACCAACCCCGCGTCGGCGCCATGGTCAAGACGGACGCCGGCGGCGACGAGCTGCGGTTCGAAGGCCGCGTGGTCGTCTACGACCCGCCACGCGAGCTGACGTTCGAGCAGGACTGGCGCGGGAAGGGCTGGACGGCGCCGGCGCTGGTCACGCTTCGGTTGACGCCGCACATCGGCGGCACGGTCGTCGAATTATTCCACCATGGCTTCGAGCGCATGGGGGCGGCCGCGGGCGAGATCCAGCGCGGGTTCGAAGGCGGCTGGACGACGCGCCAACTGGAAGCGTTGCGAGAGATTGCCGAAGCCTAA
- a CDS encoding MSMEG_1061 family FMN-dependent PPOX-type flavoprotein yields the protein MFKNTVTSIDQLRDVISPPGQPALRKEISCIDEHCRDLIARSPFLLLGTSNARGQCDVSPKGDVPGFVKVLDDNTLIIPDRPGNHRTDSLLNILENPHVGLLFIIPGVEWTLRVNGGASIVRDDDVRAMCAVDGKAPALALAVHVEEAYLHCPKCFIRSGLWDTDNWMPAGEQPNFAQVSRDMAGYQQVPLEIVEKGLAASNAELY from the coding sequence ATGTTCAAGAACACCGTCACCAGCATCGACCAGCTACGCGATGTGATCTCGCCGCCCGGACAACCGGCGCTGCGCAAGGAGATCAGCTGCATCGACGAGCACTGCCGCGACCTGATCGCCCGCTCGCCGTTCCTGCTGCTCGGCACATCGAACGCGCGCGGCCAGTGCGACGTCTCGCCGAAGGGCGACGTGCCAGGCTTCGTGAAGGTGCTCGACGACAACACGCTGATCATCCCCGACCGCCCCGGCAATCACCGCACCGACTCCCTGCTCAACATCCTCGAGAATCCGCACGTCGGACTGTTATTCATCATCCCCGGTGTCGAGTGGACATTGCGCGTCAACGGCGGCGCCTCGATCGTCCGCGACGACGACGTCCGCGCGATGTGCGCCGTCGATGGCAAGGCGCCGGCGCTCGCGCTCGCCGTGCACGTCGAAGAGGCGTACCTGCACTGTCCCAAGTGCTTCATCCGCTCGGGCCTCTGGGACACCGACAACTGGATGCCCGCCGGCGAACAGCCGAACTTCGCGCAGGTCTCCCGGGACATGGCGGGCTACCAGCAAGTGCCGCTGGAGATCGTCGAAAAAGGGCTCGCCGCCTCCAACGCCGAACTCTATTGA
- a CDS encoding metalloregulator ArsR/SmtB family transcription factor: MPKPNDAYAALADPTRRAILGLLRDRETLTPNEIASHFPQVSRAAVSKHLGVLRRAMLVHATQSGREQHYRLQTSSLAEIYEGWLATFAPLWDESLARLRRQVEQPDD; encoded by the coding sequence TTGCCGAAGCCTAACGACGCGTACGCAGCACTCGCCGACCCGACGCGCCGGGCGATCCTGGGCTTGCTGCGCGACCGCGAGACGCTGACGCCGAACGAGATCGCGTCGCACTTCCCGCAGGTGTCGCGCGCCGCGGTCTCGAAGCACCTCGGCGTGCTGCGCCGGGCGATGCTGGTGCACGCGACGCAGAGCGGGCGCGAGCAGCACTATCGGCTGCAAACGTCATCGCTCGCCGAGATCTACGAAGGCTGGCTCGCGACGTTCGCGCCGCTCTGGGACGAGAGCCTGGCGCGGCTCAGGCGGCAGGTCGAGCAGCCCGACGACTGA
- a CDS encoding SDR family NAD(P)-dependent oxidoreductase → GVNPGARLYHQLAPYRFARETLGTTRHSRKGQHMLLKDRVAIITGGGRGIGQGTALRFAREGAKLALVDLEQSHLDDTGKQLEESGTGVEYIQLQGDVSVSGDVQRFFDKTIERFGRLDILVNNAGIGNPPVPIVNMPEEAWDRTIAVNLKSVFLCSKLAAIQFIKQGGGGRIISVASQAGKTGYGLLTPYCASKAGIVLFTQAFAKEVGQHKINVNCVCPGTIDTPLLRGAGMGFEATDEMFKQLIGNVLPTIPLGRIGYPADVAKVITFLASDDADYMTGQAINISGGQEMH, encoded by the coding sequence GGGGGGTAAACCCCGGCGCTCGGTTGTACCACCAGCTTGCCCCCTACCGCTTCGCCCGAGAGACTCTCGGCACGACCAGGCATTCGCGGAAGGGACAACACATGCTGCTCAAGGACAGGGTTGCGATCATCACCGGCGGCGGACGCGGGATCGGGCAGGGGACGGCGCTGCGGTTCGCGCGCGAGGGCGCGAAGCTCGCGCTCGTCGACCTCGAGCAGTCGCACCTCGACGACACCGGAAAGCAACTTGAGGAATCCGGTACGGGCGTCGAGTACATCCAGCTGCAGGGGGACGTCAGCGTCAGCGGCGACGTGCAGCGCTTCTTCGACAAGACGATCGAGCGCTTCGGGCGGCTCGACATCCTCGTGAACAACGCCGGCATCGGCAATCCGCCCGTGCCGATCGTCAACATGCCGGAGGAGGCGTGGGACCGCACGATCGCCGTCAACCTGAAGTCGGTCTTCCTCTGCTCGAAGCTCGCGGCGATCCAGTTCATCAAGCAGGGCGGCGGCGGGCGGATCATCAGCGTCGCGTCACAGGCGGGTAAGACGGGCTACGGCCTGTTGACGCCGTACTGCGCGTCGAAGGCGGGCATCGTGCTGTTCACGCAGGCGTTCGCGAAGGAAGTCGGGCAGCACAAGATCAACGTCAACTGCGTCTGCCCCGGCACGATCGACACGCCGCTGCTGCGCGGCGCGGGGATGGGCTTCGAGGCGACGGACGAGATGTTCAAGCAACTCATCGGCAACGTGCTGCCGACGATCCCGCTGGGGCGCATCGGCTACCCGGCGGACGTCGCAAAGGTGATCACGTTCCTGGCGAGCGACGACGCGGACTACATGACGGGGCAGGCGATCAATATTTCGGGCGGGCAGGAGATGCATTGA
- a CDS encoding PrsW family glutamic-type intramembrane protease, with the protein MEPAMAVEQTPAAKQALVAPRPAMSNTTRLVLAWWGGAVGSVILWAAVVVAGVLIWMLPEADVNVAAVLIGIGATVAAGLIFGMGVLWYAARVFAKLSFALLALVLVTAGLALMVAAPVVRQMNTPELAEYTGSNALFAFGVTSTLLGLALGALCIRWSMRRRARTVLSRWSRLLGSAYGVLLAVIGIGMLQLFFTLMNNEASVDEFGEPISVVEQAVGFSAIAAMTLLPGIILTYHGISASMGEGSGRFRPPVAALGVLAFGIVLLLGQANMRLESPLAAPMPPLHVLAAIIPGITFAALAGRGSLLRGEPVRGLTWRQITLAAAISMSVAIAIAVYVETIGALYAVVLLLVHNGAFESAADSQAVWDTIADADFLLTGNEQFIAGLFTASVLAPLSEEFGKSLGVRFMMRPNATRAQCFLLGAFAGAAFGFLEAMLYGFAAISEDLSFWWAIMLIRGGSTSLHVICSGLAGVGWWYWSRAKRHRIAVALFGAAVLIHAAWNAFATVLGSRIFGLDTIDSVLLDVVAYGIIAAFSLAMIAAIPIVARRLREHVAPVEGTPLESMAPWLG; encoded by the coding sequence ATGGAACCAGCGATGGCCGTCGAGCAGACGCCGGCGGCGAAGCAGGCCCTGGTCGCGCCGCGCCCTGCGATGAGCAACACAACCCGTCTTGTCCTCGCATGGTGGGGCGGCGCGGTGGGGAGCGTCATTCTCTGGGCAGCCGTGGTGGTGGCCGGCGTGCTGATCTGGATGCTGCCCGAGGCCGATGTCAACGTCGCCGCTGTGCTCATCGGGATCGGCGCTACGGTGGCCGCGGGTTTGATCTTCGGCATGGGCGTCCTGTGGTACGCGGCGCGTGTCTTCGCGAAGCTGAGCTTCGCGCTGCTCGCGCTGGTGCTGGTGACGGCCGGTCTGGCGCTGATGGTCGCCGCCCCCGTCGTGCGGCAGATGAACACGCCCGAACTGGCGGAGTACACCGGTTCGAACGCGCTGTTCGCCTTCGGGGTGACGAGCACGCTGCTCGGGCTGGCGCTCGGCGCGCTGTGCATCCGCTGGTCGATGAGGCGCAGGGCGCGCACTGTTTTGTCGCGCTGGTCGCGTCTGCTCGGATCGGCGTACGGCGTGTTGCTCGCCGTCATCGGCATCGGCATGTTGCAGCTTTTTTTCACGTTGATGAACAACGAGGCCAGCGTCGATGAGTTCGGGGAGCCGATCAGCGTCGTCGAGCAAGCGGTGGGGTTCAGCGCGATCGCGGCGATGACGCTGCTGCCGGGCATCATCCTCACGTATCACGGCATCTCGGCGTCGATGGGTGAGGGGTCCGGGCGGTTCAGGCCGCCCGTCGCGGCGCTGGGAGTACTGGCTTTTGGCATCGTGTTGTTGCTCGGGCAGGCGAACATGCGCCTGGAGAGCCCGCTCGCCGCGCCGATGCCGCCGCTACACGTGCTGGCGGCGATCATTCCGGGGATCACGTTCGCGGCGCTCGCCGGTCGCGGATCGTTGTTGCGCGGCGAGCCTGTGCGCGGGCTGACGTGGCGTCAGATCACGCTCGCCGCCGCCATCAGCATGTCCGTCGCCATTGCCATCGCCGTCTACGTCGAGACGATCGGCGCGTTGTACGCCGTCGTGTTGCTGCTTGTTCACAATGGCGCCTTCGAGTCCGCCGCGGACTCGCAGGCCGTCTGGGACACGATCGCCGATGCCGACTTCTTGCTGACGGGCAACGAGCAGTTCATCGCCGGGCTGTTCACGGCGTCCGTGCTGGCGCCGCTGTCCGAGGAGTTCGGCAAGAGCCTGGGCGTGCGCTTCATGATGCGCCCGAACGCGACGCGCGCGCAGTGCTTCCTGCTGGGGGCGTTTGCCGGTGCTGCGTTCGGATTCCTGGAGGCGATGCTATACGGGTTCGCGGCGATCAGCGAGGACCTCAGCTTCTGGTGGGCGATCATGCTGATCCGCGGCGGCAGCACGTCGCTGCACGTGATCTGCAGCGGGCTTGCGGGCGTGGGCTGGTGGTACTGGTCACGCGCGAAGCGTCATCGCATCGCGGTGGCGTTGTTTGGCGCCGCCGTGCTGATCCACGCCGCGTGGAACGCGTTCGCCACCGTGCTCGGTTCGCGCATCTTCGGCCTCGATACGATCGACAGCGTGCTGCTGGACGTCGTGGCGTACGGCATCATCGCGGCGTTTTCGCTGGCGATGATCGCCGCCATCCCGATCGTCGCGCGGCGGCTGCGCGAGCACGTCGCTCCCGTCGAAGGCACGCCGCTGGAGTCGATGGCGCCATGGCTGGGGTAA
- a CDS encoding MurT ligase domain-containing protein, with protein sequence MNPRTVAAVWAGKAAATASRLLGRGGGTAIAGLAAERLDPRIVAHLAAQAGAGAIAVTGTNGKTTTTLMLNRIAAEAGLSPLHNRSGSNLMRGVAAMLVEEASLAGAIPDAANRLAILEVDEATLPKIVDSVALRVAVFTNLFRDQLDRYGEVDTVAKSWVSALALAHSKQQTANGKGMMVVLNADDPAVAHLGRAAPGRVVYYGVDDASAGGAGEEHASDFRACLQCGAELAYGATFYGHIGHWRCTACGNARPQPDVRVTSVEMREDATALTIETADGDLRVTLPLSGLYNAYNALAAAAGAIALGLPHAAIVRALDGFSAAFGRQERFSIDGRDVRVLLGKNPTGLNQVMRSIAARDGRKRFVFFLNDGIADGRDISWIWDTDYETLQPQADFVLAAGTRAEDLALRLKYAGFGDAIPIERDASRALQAALAATPPGETLHVIPTYTAMLEVRELLAKRGGAGRFWEST encoded by the coding sequence ATGAATCCCCGCACCGTCGCTGCTGTCTGGGCCGGGAAGGCTGCCGCCACGGCGAGCCGCCTGCTCGGCCGCGGCGGCGGTACGGCGATCGCCGGGCTTGCGGCGGAGCGCCTCGATCCGCGGATCGTCGCGCACCTGGCGGCGCAGGCGGGCGCCGGCGCGATCGCCGTCACCGGCACGAACGGCAAGACGACGACGACGCTGATGCTCAACCGCATCGCCGCAGAGGCGGGGCTTTCGCCGCTGCACAACCGCAGCGGCTCTAACCTCATGCGCGGCGTCGCGGCGATGCTCGTCGAGGAGGCGTCGCTTGCCGGCGCGATACCCGACGCAGCGAACCGGCTCGCGATCCTCGAGGTGGATGAGGCGACGCTGCCCAAGATCGTCGATTCGGTCGCCCTGCGCGTCGCGGTGTTCACGAATTTGTTTCGCGACCAACTCGACCGCTACGGCGAGGTCGATACGGTGGCGAAGTCGTGGGTGAGTGCGCTCGCTCTCGCGCACAGCAAACAGCAAACAGCAAACGGCAAAGGCATGATGGTCGTGTTGAACGCGGATGATCCTGCGGTGGCGCATCTTGGGCGTGCTGCGCCCGGGCGTGTGGTGTACTACGGGGTCGATGACGCGTCGGCAGGGGGTGCGGGGGAAGAGCACGCGTCGGACTTTCGCGCCTGCCTGCAGTGCGGCGCTGAGCTTGCGTACGGCGCGACGTTCTACGGGCACATCGGCCACTGGCGATGCACGGCGTGCGGCAACGCGCGGCCGCAGCCCGACGTGCGGGTCACGTCGGTCGAGATGCGCGAAGATGCGACGGCGCTCACTATCGAGACGGCAGACGGCGACCTGCGGGTGACGCTGCCGTTGTCGGGGCTCTACAACGCGTACAACGCGCTCGCCGCGGCGGCGGGTGCGATCGCCCTCGGGCTGCCGCACGCGGCGATCGTGCGGGCGCTCGACGGGTTTTCCGCGGCGTTCGGACGCCAGGAGCGCTTTTCGATCGACGGCCGCGACGTGCGTGTGCTGCTCGGCAAGAACCCGACGGGCCTCAACCAGGTGATGCGCTCGATCGCCGCGCGCGACGGGCGCAAACGCTTCGTGTTCTTCCTGAACGACGGTATCGCCGACGGGCGTGATATCTCGTGGATCTGGGACACCGACTACGAGACGCTGCAGCCGCAGGCGGACTTCGTGCTCGCCGCCGGGACGCGCGCCGAGGACCTCGCGCTGCGGCTCAAGTACGCGGGCTTCGGCGACGCGATCCCGATCGAGCGCGATGCCTCGCGTGCCTTACAGGCGGCGCTCGCGGCAACGCCGCCCGGGGAGACGCTGCACGTCATTCCGACGTACACCGCCATGCTGGAAGTGCGCGAACTGCTGGCGAAGCGCGGCGGCGCCGGGCGCTTCTGGGAAAGCACATGA
- a CDS encoding SRPBCC family protein, whose product MSKMEHEVVVQAPADTVYQVWRNFENFPNFMSNIEQVQDMGDGRSHWKAKGPLGVNAEWDAEIVVDEPGRAIAWRSLEDGANVHTDGAVRFEAAGDATRLFVTMSYDAPAHGLGELAAKIFANPEKQVAADLRRFKEMIETEGQAGYQRSTEEVVGHGTPNTTMRVNPQSGTSQDDDNAVQGKYPTSAGTAEPPYGPGMSNDETVRGAPRPTTTGTPGGTLGAPTERDLKRDQGSISERTDTRT is encoded by the coding sequence ATGTCGAAGATGGAACACGAAGTCGTCGTGCAGGCGCCGGCCGATACGGTCTACCAGGTGTGGCGCAACTTCGAGAACTTCCCCAACTTCATGAGCAACATCGAACAGGTGCAGGACATGGGCGACGGCCGCTCGCACTGGAAGGCCAAGGGCCCGTTGGGCGTCAACGCCGAATGGGACGCGGAGATCGTCGTCGACGAACCAGGACGCGCGATCGCCTGGCGCTCACTCGAGGACGGCGCCAACGTACATACCGACGGCGCAGTGCGCTTCGAAGCGGCCGGCGATGCAACGCGCCTCTTCGTCACCATGAGCTACGACGCACCGGCGCACGGCCTGGGCGAGCTCGCGGCGAAGATCTTCGCCAACCCCGAGAAGCAGGTCGCAGCGGACCTGCGCCGGTTCAAGGAGATGATCGAGACCGAGGGACAGGCGGGCTACCAGCGTTCGACGGAAGAGGTGGTCGGGCACGGCACGCCAAACACGACGATGCGCGTGAACCCGCAGTCCGGCACGTCGCAGGACGACGATAACGCCGTGCAGGGCAAGTACCCGACATCCGCCGGCACGGCCGAGCCGCCGTATGGCCCCGGCATGTCGAATGACGAAACGGTGCGCGGCGCGCCGCGTCCCACCACGACAGGCACGCCCGGCGGCACGCTCGGTGCGCCCACCGAGCGCGATCTGAAGCGCGACCAGGGGTCGATCTCGGAGCGGACGGATACGCGCACGTAG
- a CDS encoding SDR family oxidoreductase — protein sequence MDLGMQEYVALITGASRGIGRSIALALAAEGCDIALVARGEDELRAAAAEVSALGARAMPIVADITKPEDVTRMVEETIDTLTRIDILINNAGGSAPDDDEGWQYAFRVNIEAAARATRAVVPHMRARGGGAIVHVASIWGREAGGGIPYNAMKAAMISHAKNSALTLAKDGIRVNSIAPGSILFPGGSWGKRVEEDPQGMERFVEENIAMGRFGTTEEVANVVAFLCSPRASWVTGACINIDGGQTKSNI from the coding sequence GTGGACCTCGGCATGCAGGAATACGTCGCGCTGATCACCGGCGCATCGCGCGGCATCGGGCGTTCGATCGCGCTCGCGCTTGCCGCCGAAGGCTGCGACATCGCGCTGGTCGCGCGCGGCGAGGATGAGTTGCGCGCGGCGGCTGCCGAAGTCTCCGCGCTCGGCGCCCGCGCGATGCCAATCGTGGCGGACATCACCAAGCCTGAAGACGTCACACGCATGGTCGAGGAGACGATCGATACCCTCACGCGCATCGATATTCTGATCAATAACGCCGGCGGCTCCGCCCCGGACGACGACGAGGGCTGGCAGTACGCGTTTCGCGTCAACATCGAGGCGGCGGCACGGGCGACGCGCGCCGTCGTGCCGCACATGCGCGCGCGAGGCGGCGGCGCGATCGTACACGTCGCGTCGATCTGGGGCCGCGAGGCGGGCGGCGGCATCCCCTACAACGCCATGAAGGCCGCGATGATCAGCCATGCGAAGAACTCCGCGCTCACCCTCGCGAAAGACGGCATTCGCGTGAACTCGATCGCGCCGGGCTCGATCCTGTTTCCCGGTGGGTCGTGGGGGAAACGCGTCGAGGAGGATCCCCAGGGGATGGAGCGCTTTGTCGAAGAAAACATCGCGATGGGACGGTTCGGCACGACGGAAGAAGTCGCCAACGTCGTCGCGTTTCTCTGCTCGCCACGCGCAAGCTGGGTCACCGGCGCGTGCATCAACATCGACGGCGGCCAGACGAAGAGCAACATCTGA
- a CDS encoding glutamine amidotransferase, whose amino-acid sequence MSGITLRVAHLYPRLMNIYGDRGNIMALRHRCEARGIGFDLTDLGPGDRLDAAAHDLIFAGGAQDREQRGVVDDLLATKADAVREAVERDVVLLAVCGAYQLFGRSYREASGAELPGAGIFDLYTAHPGEGAKRCIGNIVCEWQSSAAGMQTIVGFENHGGRTHLGEGVRTLARVRSGHGNNGRDGTEGAIYRNAFGTYVHGSLLPKNPAFADHLIATALRRRHADIELRPIDDRAEQRAHAAALKLRP is encoded by the coding sequence ATGAGCGGCATCACGCTGCGGGTCGCGCACCTCTATCCGCGCCTGATGAACATCTACGGCGACCGCGGCAACATCATGGCGCTGCGGCATCGTTGCGAGGCGCGCGGCATCGGCTTCGATCTGACCGATCTGGGGCCCGGCGACCGCCTGGACGCCGCTGCGCACGACTTGATCTTCGCCGGCGGCGCGCAGGACCGCGAACAGCGCGGCGTCGTCGACGATCTGCTCGCAACGAAGGCGGACGCGGTGCGCGAGGCGGTGGAACGCGACGTCGTGCTGCTGGCCGTGTGCGGCGCTTACCAGCTCTTCGGGCGCTCTTACCGCGAAGCTTCGGGCGCCGAACTGCCGGGCGCCGGCATCTTCGACCTCTACACGGCGCACCCCGGCGAGGGCGCGAAGCGCTGCATCGGCAACATCGTCTGCGAGTGGCAATCGTCGGCGGCGGGTATGCAGACGATCGTCGGGTTCGAGAACCACGGTGGCCGCACGCACCTCGGGGAGGGCGTGCGGACCCTCGCCCGGGTGCGCAGCGGCCATGGCAACAACGGCCGGGACGGCACCGAGGGCGCGATCTACCGAAACGCGTTCGGCACGTACGTACACGGCTCGCTGTTGCCGAAGAACCCGGCATTCGCGGATCACCTCATTGCGACGGCGCTCCGGCGCCGCCATGCAGATATCGAGCTACGGCCGATTGACGATCGCGCGGAGCAACGCGCGCACGCTGCGGCGCTTAAGCTGCGTCCGTGA
- a CDS encoding methyltransferase domain-containing protein → MTTDATGFKDAVREQWTHAAGVWGKWHPKFSEMSREATQHLCDAADLKAGQSVLDLAGGTGEPSLSVAARVAPAGDVTCTDFVPEMVAVAQANAADANVANIKFQQVDAESIPFPDASFDRVVSRFGVMFFPDTQKALGEIRRVLKPGARATFAMWQTTAKNPWFEEINAVVARSGHFTPPPPGMPTPFRFGEAGSLPSELRSAGFEHVSEKPHEISWSWPGSPEEYLEFVEGTMPAFRKALESSGADAKRVKEDMLGVVAQHYDGERVSVPGNIFVVTAQKPG, encoded by the coding sequence ATGACAACCGACGCAACCGGATTCAAAGACGCAGTTCGCGAACAGTGGACGCACGCCGCCGGCGTCTGGGGAAAGTGGCATCCCAAGTTCTCCGAGATGTCGCGCGAAGCCACGCAGCACTTGTGTGATGCCGCTGACCTGAAGGCGGGCCAGAGCGTGCTCGACCTGGCCGGCGGCACCGGCGAGCCTTCGCTGAGCGTGGCGGCGCGCGTCGCCCCTGCGGGCGACGTTACGTGTACCGACTTCGTGCCGGAGATGGTCGCCGTCGCGCAGGCCAACGCCGCCGACGCGAACGTCGCCAACATCAAGTTCCAGCAAGTCGACGCCGAAAGCATCCCCTTCCCCGACGCCAGCTTTGACCGCGTCGTCTCGCGCTTCGGCGTCATGTTCTTCCCCGACACGCAGAAGGCGCTCGGCGAGATCCGCCGCGTGCTGAAGCCCGGCGCCCGGGCGACGTTCGCCATGTGGCAGACTACCGCAAAGAACCCCTGGTTCGAGGAGATCAACGCCGTCGTCGCCAGGAGTGGCCACTTCACACCACCACCCCCCGGCATGCCGACGCCGTTCCGGTTCGGCGAGGCGGGCTCGCTGCCTTCGGAACTACGCAGCGCAGGGTTCGAACATGTGAGCGAGAAGCCGCACGAGATCTCGTGGTCCTGGCCGGGGTCCCCCGAGGAGTATCTGGAGTTCGTCGAAGGGACGATGCCCGCGTTCCGCAAGGCACTCGAGTCGTCCGGCGCCGACGCCAAGCGCGTCAAGGAGGACATGCTGGGCGTCGTAGCGCAGCACTACGATGGCGAGCGTGTGAGCGTCCCCGGCAATATCTTCGTGGTGACGGCGCAGAAGCCGGGCTAG
- a CDS encoding alpha/beta hydrolase, with amino-acid sequence MAQDKLSHHYTSVNGIKLHYVRQGLGEPLLLIHGWPGFWYEWHKNIGPLARHFDVIVPDMRGFAYSDKPDLPPEVGYSDTAFAEDIKAFIDFYHFDKVRIVSHDFGAVWVQRFARMYPERLEKLMLFDPPYPGIGARWFQMPHLFNTWYQMFHQMPWAEDLVGSSREATRIYVRHFLSAWSANKDLWTDDEVEAYVEAYSQPGALRGGFNCYRSVFRGGYQAQGDLTINTPTTVLWGDSDSILPFEWSDNLPQFFPNLTLKKVEGVGHFMMREAPDRINAEIIEFMK; translated from the coding sequence ATGGCGCAGGATAAGCTCAGCCACCACTACACGAGCGTTAACGGCATCAAGCTGCACTACGTGCGCCAGGGCCTCGGTGAGCCGCTGCTGCTGATTCACGGTTGGCCGGGCTTCTGGTACGAGTGGCACAAGAACATCGGCCCGCTCGCGCGGCACTTCGATGTGATCGTCCCGGACATGCGCGGCTTCGCCTACAGCGACAAGCCCGACCTGCCGCCCGAGGTGGGTTACAGCGACACCGCCTTCGCCGAGGACATCAAGGCGTTCATCGACTTCTACCACTTCGACAAGGTGCGCATTGTCTCGCACGACTTTGGCGCCGTATGGGTGCAGCGCTTCGCCCGCATGTATCCGGAGCGTCTCGAGAAGCTGATGTTGTTCGACCCGCCGTACCCGGGCATCGGCGCGCGCTGGTTTCAGATGCCCCACCTGTTCAACACCTGGTACCAGATGTTCCACCAGATGCCGTGGGCCGAGGATCTCGTCGGGTCGAGCCGCGAGGCGACGCGCATCTACGTCCGGCACTTTCTCTCCGCCTGGTCGGCCAACAAGGACCTCTGGACCGATGACGAAGTGGAGGCGTACGTCGAGGCGTATTCGCAGCCCGGCGCGCTTCGGGGCGGATTTAACTGTTACAGGTCGGTGTTTCGCGGCGGCTACCAGGCGCAGGGCGATCTCACCATCAACACGCCGACCACCGTGCTGTGGGGTGACAGCGACAGCATTCTGCCGTTCGAGTGGTCCGATAACTTGCCGCAGTTCTTCCCGAACCTCACCCTGAAGAAGGTCGAAGGCGTCGGGCATTTCATGATGCGCGAGGCCCCGGACCGCATCAACGCTGAGATCATCGAATTCATGAAGTAG